Part of the Paenibacillus sp. FSL R7-0273 genome is shown below.
CTTGCACATCTTAACGCTGCAGGCTGCCGTCACAAAAAACGGTACCAGGATATCGAGGAGCTTCTGCGCGCCGGAATAAATGTATATACAACTATCAATGTGCAGCATATCGAAAGCCTGCACGATGTGGTTACTGCCATTACCGGTATATCCGTTCATGAGCGGATTCCGGACAGTGTGTTTGACGGAGCGGACCAGATTGAGCTTGTCGACATTCCGCCTGACGATCTGCTGGAACGGCTGAGCAAGGGGAAGCTGGCTGCAGAAGGGCTGCAGGAGCCGGGTGAACCTTCGGGTTATCCTCCGGTTTTTGTCAGAACAAAGCTGATTGCCCTGCGGGAAATCGCCCTGCGTTATACTGCAGACCAGCAGGGGCGGATTACCCGTGAGTCCGGCAGCAGATCAGGCGAAGATACGTATCCGACAGCAGATCACATTCTTGTCTGCCTGTCCTCTGCCGCCTCCAGCAAAAAGGTTATCCGCACGGCGGCCAGAATGGCAGAGGCATTCCGCGGGCCCTTTACGGCATTATATGTTGAGACACCTAAGAGCAAGGAACTGACGGCCAAAAGCAAGGCGGAGCTCCGTGACAATCTGCGGCTTGCCGAGCAGCTCGGGGCCCAGCCGGCTACTGTATACGGAGATGATGTTCCGGGACAAATCGCAGAGTACGCGGTTTCCAGCCGGGTAACCAAGATTGTAATCGGCCGCTCCCGCAGCGGCAAAAAAAGATGGATCACCAAAGGCAATCTCATAGACAAGCTGACAGAGCTGGCCCCGAACATCGACATACATATCATTCCGGACAACCAGCCTGCGCGCTACAACCGTTCATCCTTCTATGTCAGGCCGCAGCGCTTTTCGCTGCCGGATGCGCTCAAGACGCTTGGGATATTGGCAGTATGTACGCTGATCGGATTATGGTTTCAATATTTAGGGTTTCGTGAAGCGAATATGATTATTGTGTACATACTTGGCGTTCTGCTTAATGCCATCGTTACCAGCGGAAGGCTGTACAGCGCAGTAAACTCAGTTCTCAGTGTTCTTGTCTTTAATTATCTTTTTACGGAGCCCTACTACTCCTTGGTGGCGGCTGACTCCGGTTATCCGGTAACGTTTCTTGTCATGCTGACAGCCTCTTTCATCAGCAGTACGCTGACAACGCGTATTAAGGAACAGGCCCGCCAGAATGCGCAAAAGGCTTACCGGACCGAGGTGCTGCTGGAAACGAGCCGGATTTTACAGCAGGCTGAGGACGCAGAGGCCATTATTAATGAAACGGCAGTCCAGATGGTCAAGCTGGTGGACCGGACTGTGATTTTTTATCCTGCCGGGACGGAGGGGCTGGCCGGGCCTCTGGTTTACCCAAAGCCGGAAGCTGTTGTAGACCCGTCCAGGTATACAGGTACGAACGAATGGGCGGTTGCCGACTGGGTATACAAAAATAATAAGCGCGCCGGTGCGACAACGGATACTTTTTCTGCTGCCAGCTGCCTGTATCATGCGGTACGGGCCGGTGAGACCGTGTTCGCTGTAGCTGCCGTCGTTATGGATCAGGAAGAGCCGCTCGGGATTTTTGAGAAAAGCCTGATGATTGCGATGCTTGGTGAATGTGCACTTGCCCTCGAAAAAGAGCAGCTAAGTAACACGCAAAAGGAAATTTCCATCCAGATCAGACAGGAGCAGCTTCGAGCCAATCTCCTGCGGGGGATCTCGCATGATCTGCGCACTCCGCTGACCAGCATCTCCGGAAATGCCGGGATACTGATGGCTAACTCCAATGTGCTGAGTGAGGCGCAGCTAAAGGGGCTGTACACTGACATTTATGATGATTCAATGTGGCTGATCAACCTGGTCGAGAATCTGCTCTCGATCACCCGGATCGACAACGGCAGTCTGAACCTTAATTTTCAGGCAGAGCTGCTGGACGAGGTGATCACCGAAGCGCTGCTTCATGTGAACCGCAGCAGTGTGGAGCATAACATTCAGGTAAGGCTAGAGGATGAGCTGCTGATGGCCCGGATGGATTCACGGCTAATCATACAGGTGCTGATTAATCTGGTGGATAATGCAATCAAATATACCCAGACCGGCTCAAGGATCATCCTATCTGCGCGCCGGGAGCAGCAGGCGGTAAGGGTTAGCGTAGCCGACGACGGTCCGGGCATTTCAGAAGAGGCGAAGGCCAAGCTGTTCGAAATGTTCTATACAGCGGATAATCTGCGGGGGGACGGCCGCCGCGGGTTAGGGCTGGGACTCTCCCTGTGCAAATCCATTGTGCATGCCCACGGAGGAACGATAGAGGTTATGGATAATAATCCGCAGGGGGCGGTATTTACCTTCACCCTGCAGGCTGAAGAGGTGAACGTACTTGAATAAACCTTTGATTCTGGTTGTAGAGGATGATAAGCCGATCCGCAAGCTGATCACAACGACCCTTGAGACACAGGGCTATAAATACCACACGGCGGAGACCGGAGAAGCGTCGATTCTGGAGGCGGTATCCAGCCAGCCGGACCTGATGATTCTGGATTTAGGACTGCCTGATATGGATGGAGTGGAGATTATCCGCAAGGTACGGGCCTGGTCGAATCTCCCGATTATTGTGGTCAGCGCCCGCAGCGAGGACCGGGATAAGATTGATGCGCTGGATGCCGGGGCAGATGATTATCTCACGAAGCCGTTCAGTGTGGAGGAGCTGCTGGCCCGGCTGCGGGTCAGCCTGCGCCGTATCCGCTATGACAGTGAGAAGCTGCAGAAGGATTCGTCCGTTTTCATCAACGGGAATCTCCGGATTGACTATGCTGCCGGCTGCGTGTATATGGGCGAGGAAGAAATCCACCTGACCCCGATCGAATACAAGCTGCTCTGTCTGCTTGCCAAAAACGCGGGGAAGGTACTGACCCATAATTATATTTTACGGGAAATCTGGGGCAGTCTGACGTACGATGTGCCTGCACTGCGCGTATTTATGGCTACCCTGCGCAAAAAAATTGAAAAGCCTCCCGTGCAGTCCAAGATCATTCAGACCCATATCGGGGTCGGCTACCGGATGCTGCAGAGCGGGGAAGAGAGCAAGCTAACGCAATAACAGGACTAACAGCGGATCAACCAGGCCATACTCTTTTGAGTATGGTTTTTTGCTGTATGCTTTCGCAGGCATTTTTTAATGCAATCCAAATTGTTCTGCGCAAACTCTAATCCGGAACTAACGGCTGAAGTAGTACGCTGAGAGTATGAAATTCACCGAACAAACACTGAAGGGGAGCTTAAGATGATTGATGTGTTGCAAACAGCCGGGGGAGCCGCGATGGTTCTGGTTCTGCTGACTTCCGCAAAGAAATACTATGATTTCCGTGAACTGCAAAGGCCGGTTATAGCAGAGGATGATGAGGCAGTCCGTAAAGCTGAGGAAGTGGTAAGGGCTTTTAAGCGGAATTAGATTTTTGTTCTATGGAATTAAGACATATATCAAACCTTCTCTCTTTCCTATTGTATGGTATTATAAGGGAAAACAAACTGAACTGGTTGATCTCATCAAGCAACTTAAAGAGATTAATGCAAAGATTGGAGCCCTGTTAAATTAAAATGCTCAAAAAAATGCTATGTATAATGGTTATTATTGCTGGATTAACCGCTTGTACGCCTACCAATGAGAACAATACAGAGCCACAACCCACTAAATCACCGGAAGAAGTTGAAAAGGCACTGTCTGGTTTAATCGAAGAACGGGACGAAGTAGAAGGTATTTCGTTCTATTATGCACAGACAACGATTGAAAACAAGAACAAGAATAATAATGATGTCTTCGTATATTTCTCTAATCGGAATGGCGACGTAAGAAATCTGCGGTTTGTAATTAATTATACGGGT
Proteins encoded:
- a CDS encoding sensor histidine kinase — protein: MAHHSVQSKKRGKLKIFFGYAEGVGKTSAMLNAAHDEQRDGADVVAGFIETHGRPETAVLLNGLEQLPVLELRSNAPSHRDREFNLDQALRRQPQLILVDELAHLNAAGCRHKKRYQDIEELLRAGINVYTTINVQHIESLHDVVTAITGISVHERIPDSVFDGADQIELVDIPPDDLLERLSKGKLAAEGLQEPGEPSGYPPVFVRTKLIALREIALRYTADQQGRITRESGSRSGEDTYPTADHILVCLSSAASSKKVIRTAARMAEAFRGPFTALYVETPKSKELTAKSKAELRDNLRLAEQLGAQPATVYGDDVPGQIAEYAVSSRVTKIVIGRSRSGKKRWITKGNLIDKLTELAPNIDIHIIPDNQPARYNRSSFYVRPQRFSLPDALKTLGILAVCTLIGLWFQYLGFREANMIIVYILGVLLNAIVTSGRLYSAVNSVLSVLVFNYLFTEPYYSLVAADSGYPVTFLVMLTASFISSTLTTRIKEQARQNAQKAYRTEVLLETSRILQQAEDAEAIINETAVQMVKLVDRTVIFYPAGTEGLAGPLVYPKPEAVVDPSRYTGTNEWAVADWVYKNNKRAGATTDTFSAASCLYHAVRAGETVFAVAAVVMDQEEPLGIFEKSLMIAMLGECALALEKEQLSNTQKEISIQIRQEQLRANLLRGISHDLRTPLTSISGNAGILMANSNVLSEAQLKGLYTDIYDDSMWLINLVENLLSITRIDNGSLNLNFQAELLDEVITEALLHVNRSSVEHNIQVRLEDELLMARMDSRLIIQVLINLVDNAIKYTQTGSRIILSARREQQAVRVSVADDGPGISEEAKAKLFEMFYTADNLRGDGRRGLGLGLSLCKSIVHAHGGTIEVMDNNPQGAVFTFTLQAEEVNVLE
- a CDS encoding response regulator is translated as MNKPLILVVEDDKPIRKLITTTLETQGYKYHTAETGEASILEAVSSQPDLMILDLGLPDMDGVEIIRKVRAWSNLPIIVVSARSEDRDKIDALDAGADDYLTKPFSVEELLARLRVSLRRIRYDSEKLQKDSSVFINGNLRIDYAAGCVYMGEEEIHLTPIEYKLLCLLAKNAGKVLTHNYILREIWGSLTYDVPALRVFMATLRKKIEKPPVQSKIIQTHIGVGYRMLQSGEESKLTQ